A DNA window from Streptomyces parvus contains the following coding sequences:
- a CDS encoding adenosine deaminase, whose protein sequence is MERDVRLLPKAHLHLHFTGSMRPTTLLELADKYGVHLPDALTGGEPPKLRATDERGWFRFQRLYDIARSCLRSPEDIQRLVRESAQEDVADGSGWLEIQVDPTSYAPLLGGLIPAIEIILDAVDSASRDTGLDMRVVIAANRMKHPLDARTLARLAVRYADRGVVGFGLSNDERRGMARDFDRAFAIARDGGLLAAPHGGELSGPSSVRDCLDDLDASRIGHGVRAAEDPRLLRRLAERQITCEVCPSSNVALGVYEKPADVPLRTLFDAGVPMALGADDPLLFGSRLAAQYELVRRHHGFTDEELAELARQSVRGSAAPVGVQAKLLSGIDDWLAN, encoded by the coding sequence ATGGAGCGTGATGTACGTCTGTTGCCCAAGGCCCACCTGCACCTGCACTTCACCGGGTCGATGCGGCCCACCACCCTGCTGGAACTCGCCGACAAGTACGGGGTCCATCTCCCCGACGCCCTGACCGGCGGCGAGCCGCCGAAACTGCGGGCGACCGACGAGCGCGGCTGGTTCCGTTTCCAGCGGCTCTACGACATCGCCCGGTCCTGCCTGCGGTCCCCCGAGGACATCCAGCGCCTGGTGCGCGAGAGCGCCCAGGAGGATGTCGCGGACGGCTCCGGCTGGCTGGAGATCCAGGTCGACCCCACCTCGTACGCCCCGCTGCTCGGCGGGCTGATCCCGGCCATCGAGATCATCCTGGACGCCGTGGACAGCGCCTCCCGGGACACCGGCCTGGACATGCGCGTGGTGATCGCCGCCAACCGGATGAAGCACCCGCTGGACGCCCGCACGCTGGCCCGGCTCGCCGTGCGGTACGCCGACCGGGGCGTCGTCGGCTTCGGGCTCTCCAACGACGAGCGGCGCGGGATGGCCCGTGACTTCGACCGGGCCTTCGCCATCGCCCGGGACGGCGGGCTGCTGGCGGCTCCGCACGGCGGGGAGCTTTCGGGGCCCTCCAGCGTGCGCGACTGCCTCGACGACCTGGACGCCTCGCGGATCGGCCACGGTGTGCGGGCCGCCGAGGACCCCCGGCTGCTGCGCAGGCTCGCCGAGCGGCAGATCACCTGCGAGGTGTGCCCGTCGTCCAATGTGGCCCTCGGTGTCTACGAGAAGCCCGCCGATGTCCCCTTGCGCACGCTGTTCGACGCGGGCGTGCCGATGGCGCTGGGAGCGGACGATCCCCTGCTGTTCGGTTCGCGGCTGGCCGCCCAGTACGAGCTGGTGCGCCGCCACCACGGCTTCACCGACGAGGAGCTGGCCGAGCTGGCCCGCCAGTCGGTGCGCGGATCGGCGGCCCCCGTGGGGGTACAGGCGAAGCTGCTGT